A genomic window from Cucumis melo cultivar AY chromosome 8, USDA_Cmelo_AY_1.0, whole genome shotgun sequence includes:
- the LOC103486091 gene encoding agamous-like MADS-box protein AGL66: MGRVKLQIKRIENTTNRQVTFSKRRNGLIKKAYELSILCDIDIALIMFSPSGRLSQFSGRRRIEDVLARYINLPDHDRGSVVQNKEFLLGTLNNLKTENDIAQQLSNPTSSNSNVEELQQEVGTLRHELQLAEQQLRLFEPDFLSFTSNAEINSCEKNLLDTLARITQRKKDLLSTHLSPYEPPNGIQIYLDQQDGIPTSFESDVGNWLPENGQNNPNQICVASESSSIPQSGQYPTTTVYDQVVSQAATTNINVGVGVGVGVGGYDIANPNDDGFSPWHHNYTTTQLLSSFIPQTSFDVVKNEIGEPCMNTMIPQQQVDSISNGNQMPPSDGSANYDNVKLSQLNVD, encoded by the exons ATGGGGAGAGTTAAATTGCAAATCAAGAGAATTGAAAATACAACTAATCGGCAAGTAACTTTTTCGAAACGAAGAAATGGACTCATCAAGAAGGCATATGAACTCTCTATTCTATGTGATATTGATATTGCTCTTATTATGTTCTCTCCTTCCGGCCGTCTCAGCCAGTTCTCCGGCCGCCGCAG AATTGAGGATGTGCTTGCTCGTTATATAAATCTGCCTGATCATGATAGAGGAAG CGTTGTTCAGAATAAGGAG TTTTTATTGGGAACGCTAAATAATTTGAAGACAGAGAATGATATTGCACAACAACTTTCCAA TCCTACATCAAGCAACTCCAATGTTGAG GAACTTCAACAAGAGGTTGGTACATTGAGACACGAGCTTCAACTTGCTGAGCAACAACTCAG GTTATTTGAACCTGATTTTCTTTCATTCACGTCAAATGCTGAAATAAATTCTTgtgaaaaaaatcttttagataCTTTGGCGCGAATCACCCAAAGGAAG AAAGATCTATTAAGCACTCATTTATCTCCTTATGAACCTCCAAATGGGATTCAG ATATATTTGGATCAACAAGATGGAATACCAACCTCTTTTGAAAGCGATGTTGGTAATTGGCTGCCAGAAAATGGACAAAATAATCCTAACCAAATTTGTGTTGCATCTGAATCATCTTCCATTCCTCAAag TGGGCAGTATCCAACCACGACAGTATATGATCAAGTAGTCTCACAAGCAGCAACAACAAACATAAATGTTGGCGTTGGCGTTGGTGTTGGTGTTGGTGGCTATGACATTGCAAATCCCAACGACGACGGTTTCTCCCCATGGCATCATAACTACACCACAACTCAACTTCTCTCTTCCTTCATCCCTCAAACTTCCTTCGATGTTGTCAAG AATGAAATTGGAGAGCCTTGCATGAATACAATGATACCACAACAACAAGTTGATAGCATTTCAAATGGAAACCAAATGCCTCCAAGTGATGGAAGTGCCAACTATGATAATGTCAAGTTGTCTCAACTCAACGTggattaa